The following proteins come from a genomic window of bacterium:
- a CDS encoding undecaprenyl/decaprenyl-phosphate alpha-N-acetylglucosaminyl 1-phosphate transferase — protein sequence MKYHLFDKPGHRKVHQKNMPTMGGIAMVFGFFAALAVCEVYFPNAIENFYSKFWGMIIASFVLVALGIIDDFKGLKAKFKIYVQILVAIILIISGFCIEEITNPFGDKISLGIFGYIITVLWIVGMINAINFLDGLDGLACGVSGIIAFFLFLSSLKQGNITAAVISLALCGACIGFLPFNFNPAKIFMGNTGSMFLGLILAVIAIAGYSKTQTLITLIIPVIALGLPIIDTGLAILRRIARGRHIFHADKEHIHHHMLTERKSQRKVVLSMYFLSCCFGMISLSFTGFKGIFAVIALILVVAVTVDWIRKSGFLNFR from the coding sequence GTGAAATATCATTTATTTGATAAGCCCGGACACAGAAAGGTGCACCAGAAAAATATGCCCACAATGGGCGGCATAGCCATGGTGTTTGGTTTTTTTGCCGCCTTGGCGGTCTGTGAGGTATATTTTCCAAACGCCATCGAAAATTTCTATAGTAAGTTTTGGGGAATGATAATCGCGTCTTTTGTGTTGGTTGCCCTTGGCATTATCGACGACTTTAAAGGATTAAAGGCAAAGTTTAAAATTTATGTCCAGATACTTGTTGCGATAATACTTATCATTTCGGGTTTCTGCATAGAGGAAATAACAAATCCGTTCGGAGATAAAATATCCCTTGGTATTTTCGGTTACATTATTACTGTTTTATGGATAGTGGGAATGATTAATGCCATAAATTTTCTTGACGGTTTGGACGGCCTGGCGTGCGGTGTCAGCGGAATTATAGCTTTTTTTCTTTTTTTGTCTTCTTTAAAACAGGGGAATATAACAGCTGCAGTGATATCCCTTGCGCTTTGCGGCGCTTGTATCGGTTTTTTGCCGTTTAATTTTAACCCGGCGAAAATATTTATGGGCAATACGGGTAGTATGTTTCTAGGCCTTATCCTTGCGGTAATTGCTATTGCCGGATACAGCAAAACCCAAACCCTGATAACGCTTATAATTCCCGTGATAGCGCTGGGGCTTCCTATTATAGATACAGGTCTTGCTATACTCAGGAGAATAGCCCGTGGCAGGCATATTTTTCACGCCGATAAAGAACATATCCATCACCATATGCTTACCGAAAGGAAATCACAGAGAAAAGTCGTCTTATCCATGTATTTCCTGTCATGCTGTTTCGGGATGATTTCCCTCAGCTTTACCGGCTTTAAAGGGATATTTGCCGTTATTGCCTTGATACTTGTTGTTGCTGTTACTGTTGACTGGATAAGAAAATCAGGATTCCTGAATTTTAGATAA
- a CDS encoding four helix bundle protein, translating to MIKTQNSKQYDLEERTLEFAREVRNFVRELPQTLANMEDGKQLIRSSGSVGANYIESNESLSKKDFAMRIKISRKEAKESCYWLKLIRANTDNLEKERKRLVQEALELTKIFGSIVEKTK from the coding sequence ATGATTAAAACTCAAAATTCAAAACAATATGACTTGGAAGAAAGAACATTGGAATTTGCAAGAGAAGTTAGAAATTTTGTTAGGGAATTGCCGCAGACTTTAGCTAATATGGAAGATGGAAAGCAGTTGATAAGATCTTCAGGTTCTGTAGGGGCAAACTACATTGAATCTAATGAATCTTTAAGTAAAAAAGATTTTGCAATGAGAATAAAAATATCCCGTAAAGAAGCAAAGGAAAGTTGTTATTGGTTAAAGCTTATTAGAGCTAATACTGACAATTTAGAAAAGGAGAGAAAAAGATTAGTTCAGGAAGCACTGGAACTTACCAAAATATTTGGTTCAATAGTAGAGAAAACAAAATAA
- a CDS encoding tetratricopeptide repeat protein translates to MKTDNKKRYYGKILYGLFIVSVLFVIGCGGGDYEAEKLYWKANKMYVQLLKDPQNTKPQDYENIIVAYQKIVFKFPRWAFAPRAQLTIGQLYAMQNDSVKAKTEYEKVLKHFPNDQNSCAGALFAIGKIYEFDNKWDKALENYNKIVSDYPNTYAAFQVPLYIAQYYKTKGLEQKAQNAYKDAISRYSKIIEEHPNTFAALTAQNFTVAALIEQQKWNEVLENLRKLASSYPGTPVAAESLNTMAGIYVNQLNEPEKGAEILKELLEKFPQIGARELIEEKITTLTSGKN, encoded by the coding sequence ATGAAAACAGATAATAAGAAAAGGTATTACGGGAAAATATTATACGGGTTGTTTATAGTGTCCGTGTTGTTTGTGATTGGCTGCGGCGGCGGAGATTACGAGGCGGAAAAACTTTATTGGAAAGCCAATAAAATGTATGTCCAGCTGCTTAAAGACCCGCAAAACACAAAGCCGCAGGACTATGAAAATATTATAGTCGCTTATCAGAAAATTGTTTTTAAATTTCCCCGCTGGGCCTTTGCGCCGAGAGCGCAGTTGACGATAGGGCAGCTTTACGCTATGCAGAATGATTCCGTGAAGGCAAAGACGGAATACGAAAAAGTTTTGAAACATTTCCCCAATGACCAGAATTCGTGCGCCGGCGCGTTATTCGCTATCGGAAAAATATATGAGTTTGATAACAAGTGGGATAAGGCCCTTGAAAATTACAACAAAATAGTTTCCGATTATCCCAATACGTATGCGGCATTCCAGGTTCCTCTTTATATAGCGCAGTATTATAAAACCAAGGGATTGGAACAGAAAGCTCAAAATGCTTATAAAGATGCCATAAGCCGTTATTCAAAGATAATAGAAGAACATCCCAACACTTTTGCGGCTCTTACGGCGCAGAATTTCACAGTTGCCGCCCTGATTGAACAGCAGAAATGGAATGAGGTTCTCGAAAATCTGAGAAAGCTTGCCTCTTCATATCCCGGCACTCCTGTTGCCGCCGAGTCATTGAACACAATGGCCGGCATTTATGTTAATCAGTTGAATGAACCTGAAAAAGGCGCTGAAATCCTGAAAGAACTGCTTGAAAAATTTCCTCAGATAGGAGCCAGGGAATTAATAGAAGAAAAAATTACAACTCTTACATCGGGTAAGAATTGA
- a CDS encoding exosortase/archaeosortase family protein, with protein sequence MKARFVATGTYYSHGFLVPFVVIFLVWRKKNIFKESYESNKVGIVIILGSLLIHLLSYTWKIFFISGFSMIFTLIGLILYVFGNRILKELWFPLCFLVFMIPLPILVIDNISFKLKIFVAQIATCIINILGIHAEREGSEVILQNTSLMIGSPCSGLRSLISLTALGSLYAYIVDLSNTRKIILFVSSIPLALLSNIIRVVLLLWVARGWGSETATGWFHDFSGFLVFIFAFLGLKIVENMLSWKS encoded by the coding sequence ATGAAAGCAAGGTTTGTTGCTACAGGCACGTATTATTCTCACGGATTCCTTGTTCCATTTGTTGTAATTTTTCTCGTGTGGAGGAAAAAAAATATATTCAAGGAATCATATGAGTCTAATAAAGTGGGAATTGTAATAATTTTGGGAAGCCTTCTTATTCATCTTCTTTCATATACATGGAAGATTTTTTTTATATCAGGATTTTCAATGATTTTTACTTTGATAGGTCTCATACTTTACGTATTTGGAAATAGAATTTTAAAAGAACTTTGGTTTCCCTTATGTTTTTTGGTTTTTATGATACCTTTACCTATATTGGTTATTGATAACATAAGTTTTAAGTTAAAGATATTCGTTGCGCAGATAGCTACTTGTATAATAAATATATTAGGAATTCATGCGGAAAGAGAAGGCAGTGAGGTAATACTACAGAATACATCGCTTATGATAGGAAGTCCGTGCAGCGGCTTAAGAAGCCTGATTTCTCTCACAGCGCTTGGTTCTTTGTATGCTTATATTGTTGACCTGTCTAATACGAGAAAAATAATCTTATTTGTTTCTTCTATTCCTCTTGCACTTTTATCGAATATAATACGTGTGGTTTTATTGCTTTGGGTTGCCAGGGGATGGGGTTCCGAAACGGCGACCGGCTGGTTTCATGATTTTTCCGGGTTTCTTGTTTTTATTTTTGCGTTTTTAGGATTAAAGATTGTGGAAAATATGCTTTCATGGAAAAGTTAG
- a CDS encoding EpsI family protein — protein MEKLGKKQIILIVILSLFAVAIMILYLRKTLPPTEGKIMDFPLKVKDWQGAKEDVDQMVVDILETDKVLLTVFTSQQNKKVWFSIVYGEDNRLSFHPPENCYLGSGQTELLSKDEITLDLNGRKLEVNKRIFNTKNTKQLVLYWYMAGDREMASYYKQQFYLVLDQIKYRKSKGALIRVSSVIVNDNEEETYKILYDFLIDILPVLRDYY, from the coding sequence ATGGAAAAGTTAGGAAAGAAACAAATAATTCTTATAGTAATTTTATCGTTGTTTGCAGTCGCGATAATGATTCTTTATTTACGAAAAACTCTGCCTCCTACAGAGGGAAAAATAATGGATTTTCCTCTGAAAGTCAAGGACTGGCAAGGCGCTAAAGAAGATGTCGATCAAATGGTTGTAGATATACTTGAAACCGATAAAGTGCTTTTGACCGTTTTTACAAGCCAACAAAATAAAAAAGTTTGGTTTTCGATTGTATATGGAGAGGACAACAGGTTAAGCTTTCATCCCCCCGAAAATTGTTATCTTGGCAGTGGACAAACGGAATTGTTATCAAAAGATGAAATTACTTTGGATTTAAACGGAAGAAAACTCGAGGTTAATAAGAGGATTTTTAACACTAAAAACACTAAACAATTAGTTTTATATTGGTATATGGCAGGGGATAGGGAAATGGCGAGTTACTACAAACAACAATTCTATCTTGTATTAGATCAGATAAAGTATAGAAAAAGCAAAGGAGCTCTTATAAGGGTTTCTTCGGTCATTGTAAATGATAATGAAGAGGAAACGTATAAAATCCTCTACGATTTTCTTATAGATATCTTACCGGTTTTAAGAGATTACTATTAA
- a CDS encoding PEP-CTERM sorting domain-containing protein has product MLKKLLLVVTSLLIATSVSAFSFDSGTEGWTHDSGWGTGITADPAWSGSMDHTGNGGGVITSAVALQADGSGGALNLMYATPQDLSSYSLIKGYVQVDTNPIHNVGGPGYGIGARLHIKTGAGWTTSMGDWINLETANTWHELTLNLAGIPNLSDVRAIGVHIGDGGASTWSGNLFVDDINVVPEPGSLIMLGAGLLGLIGFAARKRK; this is encoded by the coding sequence ATGTTAAAGAAGCTCTTGTTAGTAGTAACAAGCTTGTTGATTGCCACAAGCGTCAGCGCTTTCAGCTTTGATTCCGGAACAGAAGGTTGGACGCATGACAGCGGATGGGGAACAGGTATTACGGCTGATCCCGCCTGGTCCGGCTCTATGGATCACACAGGTAATGGCGGTGGAGTTATTACAAGCGCGGTAGCATTGCAGGCAGATGGCAGCGGCGGCGCGTTGAATTTAATGTATGCAACGCCTCAGGATTTAAGCTCTTATTCATTAATTAAGGGTTATGTCCAGGTTGATACAAACCCTATTCATAATGTGGGCGGTCCGGGTTATGGTATCGGCGCCAGATTGCATATCAAGACAGGTGCCGGGTGGACAACCTCTATGGGTGACTGGATTAATCTTGAAACAGCGAATACATGGCATGAACTAACGTTGAATTTAGCCGGTATTCCCAACCTAAGTGATGTCAGGGCAATCGGAGTTCATATCGGTGATGGCGGAGCATCAACATGGTCGGGCAATTTATTTGTTGATGATATAAATGTTGTTCCTGAACCCGGCAGTTTGATTATGCTTGGGGCAGGGCTTCTCGGTTTAATCGGTTTTGCGGCAAGAAAAAGAAAATAA
- a CDS encoding PEP-CTERM sorting domain-containing protein: MKQIAIIIAVLAFSLSSYASANLLVNGDFELTGEDGHLTGWTIDYNQNIAEAQDNPESGAWHARNYNDGGMYQDVSITGGMTYDITGYAYIPSGTGGSPWGTYIGVKFLRANGTTATGGSFQVDMQGLPRDVYNLADTGWVVAPSDAVTARVRFGTWSNAPYEPVAPTDFDNFSLVAVPEPTSLMLLGLGLFGIIGFAAKKKK; the protein is encoded by the coding sequence ATGAAACAAATAGCAATTATAATTGCTGTGCTTGCTTTTTCATTGAGTTCTTATGCAAGCGCGAACCTGCTTGTTAACGGTGATTTTGAGCTTACCGGTGAAGATGGTCATCTGACGGGCTGGACAATTGACTACAATCAGAATATCGCAGAAGCTCAGGATAATCCTGAATCAGGCGCCTGGCACGCAAGAAACTATAACGATGGGGGTATGTATCAGGATGTTTCAATTACCGGTGGAATGACTTATGATATTACTGGATATGCTTATATTCCTTCCGGGACAGGCGGCAGCCCTTGGGGAACATATATAGGGGTCAAGTTTTTGAGAGCTAATGGAACCACAGCAACGGGTGGTAGTTTTCAAGTTGATATGCAGGGTTTACCAAGGGATGTATACAATTTAGCTGATACTGGTTGGGTTGTAGCTCCTTCTGATGCAGTAACCGCGAGAGTAAGGTTTGGAACATGGTCGAATGCTCCGTATGAACCTGTTGCTCCGACAGATTTTGATAATTTCTCTTTAGTGGCGGTTCCTGAACCGACTAGTTTAATGTTGTTAGGATTAGGCTTATTCGGAATCATAGGTTTCGCGGCAAAGAAGAAGAAATAA